A genomic window from Pseudonocardia broussonetiae includes:
- a CDS encoding FAD/NAD(P)-binding protein produces the protein MTSSIAIVGAGPRGAGILERLAASAPELHPGGLDVHLIDPFPAGAGRIWRHEQSPLLAMNSMSADVTMFTDDTVVCEGPIRPGPSMWDWVQSRPDVGPDLADELAAVTASTFPSRRLQSAYLTWVLDRVIAGLPAGMRAHVHRTRATALTEEGGAQVVHLEDGAPLRVDSVVLASGHLDARPTPDELDLAAVPGLRYLAPEQTTDSDLSVLEPGETVIVRGMGLAFIDLVVLLFEGRGGRYTDAGYVPSGREPRLVVGSPRGAPYHSKTHYGLKAGRPPLPRFFGPDAVDPLIAAGDVDLREQAWPLMAQEIAWGWYHELFVGHPDRVTVPWEEFADAYAALRWGTPEMAALLASTVPDPVDRIDFAALDRPLDGLSAPDLDALQPLVRARIAEDLRQHVDDANTPHLGAFVAMLSVYGETTRLSGSLTARSRASDMAWWQGFFNSVASGPPGFRVRQLLALSEAGFVRFLGSGMWVDVVDGEFAAGSATLAGAEPVRATALVDARLPDPSAARTSDPLLADLVRRGAVIEDVLVDADGTVLRNTGLVRVRPEDGALVDADGNVHPRRFAVGPHTTVKVAGAFTRPGMNAQSLRYNDAVARAVLRSLPAARTADRAA, from the coding sequence ATGACCTCCTCCATCGCGATCGTCGGCGCAGGGCCGCGTGGCGCCGGCATCCTGGAGCGCCTCGCCGCCAGCGCCCCCGAGCTGCACCCCGGGGGCCTGGACGTGCACCTGATCGACCCGTTCCCGGCCGGGGCGGGCCGGATCTGGCGCCACGAGCAGTCGCCGCTGCTGGCCATGAACTCGATGTCGGCCGACGTCACGATGTTCACCGACGACACCGTCGTCTGCGAAGGCCCGATCCGGCCCGGGCCGTCGATGTGGGACTGGGTGCAGAGCCGGCCCGACGTCGGCCCGGACCTCGCCGACGAGCTGGCCGCCGTCACGGCGTCGACGTTCCCGAGCCGGCGCCTGCAGAGCGCCTACCTGACGTGGGTGCTCGACCGGGTCATCGCCGGGCTGCCTGCCGGGATGCGCGCGCACGTGCACCGCACCCGCGCCACCGCGCTCACCGAGGAGGGTGGCGCGCAGGTCGTGCACCTGGAGGACGGGGCGCCGCTGCGCGTCGACTCCGTCGTGCTCGCCTCGGGCCACCTCGACGCCCGCCCCACGCCCGACGAGCTCGACCTCGCCGCCGTGCCCGGCCTGCGCTACCTCGCGCCGGAGCAGACGACCGACTCCGACCTGTCGGTGCTGGAACCGGGGGAGACGGTGATCGTGCGCGGGATGGGGCTCGCGTTCATCGACCTCGTGGTCCTGCTGTTCGAGGGCCGCGGCGGCCGCTACACCGACGCCGGCTACGTGCCCTCGGGCCGCGAGCCGCGGCTGGTCGTCGGGTCCCCGCGCGGGGCGCCCTACCACTCGAAGACCCACTACGGGCTCAAGGCCGGGCGCCCGCCGCTGCCGCGGTTCTTCGGGCCCGACGCCGTCGACCCGCTGATCGCCGCCGGCGACGTCGACCTGCGTGAGCAGGCGTGGCCGCTGATGGCCCAGGAGATCGCCTGGGGCTGGTACCACGAGCTGTTCGTGGGCCACCCCGACCGCGTCACGGTGCCGTGGGAGGAGTTCGCCGACGCCTACGCGGCGCTGCGCTGGGGCACGCCGGAGATGGCCGCGCTGCTGGCGTCGACCGTGCCGGACCCGGTCGACCGCATCGACTTCGCCGCGCTCGACCGCCCCCTCGACGGCCTCAGCGCCCCCGACCTCGACGCCCTGCAGCCGCTCGTGCGCGCCCGGATCGCCGAGGACCTGCGCCAGCACGTCGACGACGCCAACACCCCGCACCTCGGCGCGTTCGTCGCGATGCTGTCGGTCTACGGCGAGACCACGCGGCTGTCGGGCTCGCTCACCGCGCGCTCGCGGGCGTCGGACATGGCCTGGTGGCAGGGCTTCTTCAACTCCGTGGCCAGCGGCCCGCCCGGGTTCCGCGTGCGGCAGCTGCTGGCGCTGTCCGAGGCCGGGTTCGTCCGGTTCCTGGGTTCGGGGATGTGGGTCGACGTCGTCGACGGGGAGTTCGCCGCGGGCAGCGCCACCCTGGCCGGCGCGGAGCCGGTGCGCGCCACCGCGCTGGTCGACGCGCGGCTGCCCGACCCGAGCGCCGCGCGCACGTCCGACCCCCTGCTCGCCGACCTGGTGCGGCGAGGGGCCGTCATCGAGGACGTCCTCGTCGACGCCGACGGCACCGTCCTGCGCAACACCGGGCTGGTCCGCGTGCGGCCCGAGGACGGCGCACTGGTCGACGCCGACGGCAACGTGCACCCGCGGCGGTTCGCGGTGGGGCCGCACACGACGGTCAAGGTGGCCGGCGCGTTCACCCGGCCCGGGATGAACGCCCAGAGCCTGCGCTACAACGACGCCGTCGCCCGGGCCGTGCTGCGCAGCCTCCCGGCGGCGCGGACGGCGGACCGGGCGGCCTGA
- a CDS encoding zinc-binding dehydrogenase, which yields MFAVYAAEPNADAPLSSLTVGDRPEPEAPEGWVTVDVKAASLNMHDIWTLRGVGIKPEQFPMILGCDGAGTLEDGTEVVLHSVIGDPTWGGDETLDPKRTLLTEKHQGSFAERVVVPARNAIPKPEGLTLVQGACMGTAWLTAYRMLFTKSGLRPGQTMLVQGASGGVSTALVQLGRAAGMQVWVTGRTEEKRAVAERLGAHAVFPSGERLPGKVDAVFETVGEATWSHSMRALRPGGTIVISGTTSGPNPPADLQRLFFLQLRVVGSTMGTRDELADMLAFIATAGITPEVGLELPLEQAEEGFRAMLDGTAAGKIVFTR from the coding sequence ATGTTCGCCGTATACGCCGCAGAGCCCAACGCCGACGCTCCGCTCTCCTCCCTCACGGTCGGGGACCGGCCCGAGCCCGAGGCCCCCGAGGGGTGGGTCACGGTCGACGTCAAGGCCGCCAGCCTCAACATGCACGACATCTGGACGCTGCGGGGCGTCGGGATCAAGCCCGAGCAGTTCCCGATGATCCTGGGCTGCGACGGCGCCGGGACGCTGGAGGACGGCACCGAGGTCGTCCTGCACTCGGTGATCGGCGACCCCACGTGGGGCGGCGACGAGACGCTCGACCCCAAGCGCACGCTGCTGACCGAGAAGCACCAGGGCAGCTTCGCCGAGCGCGTGGTCGTGCCGGCCCGCAACGCGATCCCCAAGCCCGAGGGCCTGACGCTCGTGCAGGGCGCGTGCATGGGCACCGCGTGGCTCACGGCGTACCGCATGCTGTTCACCAAGTCCGGCCTGCGCCCCGGGCAGACGATGCTCGTGCAGGGTGCGTCGGGCGGGGTGTCGACCGCGCTGGTCCAGCTCGGCCGCGCGGCCGGGATGCAGGTGTGGGTGACCGGACGCACGGAGGAGAAGCGCGCGGTCGCCGAGCGGCTCGGCGCGCACGCCGTGTTCCCGTCCGGCGAGCGCCTGCCCGGCAAGGTCGACGCCGTGTTCGAGACCGTCGGCGAGGCCACCTGGTCGCACTCCATGCGCGCGCTGCGCCCCGGCGGCACCATCGTCATCTCCGGCACCACCAGCGGACCGAACCCGCCCGCCGACCTGCAGCGCCTGTTCTTCCTGCAGCTCCGCGTCGTGGGCTCGACGATGGGCACGCGCGACGAGCTGGCCGACATGCTGGCGTTCATCGCGACCGCCGGGATCACCCCGGAGGTCGGCCTGGAGCTGCCGCTCG
- a CDS encoding helix-turn-helix domain-containing protein, with translation MTTATRATTGTTASAFGSLLRDWRQRRRLTQLDLGLAADVSARHLSFLETGRSRPSREMVLHLSEELDVPLRARNEMMTAAGFAPAYSHHDLGDAEMDEVRASLQRILDGHSPYPAVLVDGMWNLLASNTAVGVLTELVDRSLLTGPTNIVRLALHPRGLARHVVDLPEYAAHLVSRLRRQAERSATTGLRALLAEAVEHCHAQGLDASAQPRDRIVLPLRLRHPDAELTFFSTVAVLGAPLDVTLDEVCIESFFPGDAATADYLRRRVG, from the coding sequence GTGACCACCGCCACGCGAGCGACCACCGGCACCACGGCGTCGGCCTTCGGGTCCCTGCTCCGCGACTGGCGGCAGCGCCGCCGGCTCACCCAGCTCGACCTCGGGCTGGCCGCCGACGTCTCCGCCCGGCACCTGAGCTTCCTGGAGACCGGGCGCTCGCGGCCGAGCCGGGAGATGGTGCTGCACCTGTCGGAGGAGCTGGACGTGCCGCTGCGGGCGCGCAACGAGATGATGACCGCCGCCGGCTTCGCCCCGGCCTACAGCCACCACGACCTGGGCGACGCCGAGATGGACGAGGTCCGCGCCTCGCTGCAGCGGATCCTCGACGGGCACTCGCCCTACCCCGCGGTCCTCGTCGACGGCATGTGGAACCTGCTCGCCTCCAACACGGCGGTCGGCGTGCTCACCGAGCTCGTCGACCGCTCGCTGCTGACGGGACCGACCAACATCGTGCGGCTGGCGCTGCACCCGCGCGGGCTCGCGCGCCACGTCGTCGACCTGCCGGAGTACGCGGCGCACCTGGTGTCCCGGCTGCGGCGGCAGGCCGAGCGCTCGGCCACGACGGGGCTGCGGGCGCTGCTCGCCGAGGCGGTCGAGCACTGCCACGCCCAGGGCCTGGACGCCTCGGCCCAGCCGCGCGACCGGATCGTGCTGCCGCTGCGCCTGCGCCACCCCGACGCCGAGCTGACGTTCTTCTCGACCGTCGCCGTGCTCGGCGCCCCGCTCGACGTCACCCTCGACGAGGTCTGCATCGAGTCGTTCTTCCCCGGCGACGCGGCCACCGCCGACTACCTGCGGCGACGGGTCGGCTAG
- a CDS encoding NAD-dependent protein deacetylase: MLDVLAGRPLVALTGAGLSTDSGIPDYRGPGSPRRTPMTYQEFVSGPDAQRRYWARSHVGWARMAHAAPNAGHHALAALEACGVLRGLITQNVDGLHSEAGHRDLIDLHGRIDTVVCLGCRERTARAALQERFAALNPGFLEVAAVEIRPDGDADLDDVEGFELAWCTSCGGVLKPDVVFFGENVPRERVARAYALVDDLVPVGGALLVAGSSLTVMSGLRFVRHAHKHGVPVVIVNRGTTRGDDLATLLVDAGCSDVLPALVAAAA, encoded by the coding sequence ATGCTCGACGTCCTGGCCGGGCGGCCGCTGGTGGCGCTGACCGGTGCCGGCCTGTCCACCGACTCCGGCATCCCCGACTACCGCGGGCCCGGCTCGCCGCGCCGCACCCCGATGACCTACCAGGAGTTCGTGTCCGGGCCCGACGCGCAGCGCCGGTACTGGGCGCGCAGCCACGTCGGCTGGGCCCGGATGGCGCACGCCGCCCCCAACGCCGGGCACCACGCGCTCGCCGCACTGGAGGCGTGCGGGGTGCTGCGCGGGCTGATCACGCAGAACGTCGACGGCCTGCACTCCGAGGCCGGGCACCGCGACCTCATCGACCTGCACGGCCGCATCGACACCGTCGTCTGCCTCGGCTGCCGCGAGCGCACCGCCCGCGCCGCCCTGCAGGAGCGCTTCGCCGCCCTCAACCCCGGCTTCCTCGAGGTGGCGGCCGTCGAGATCCGCCCCGACGGCGACGCCGACCTCGACGACGTCGAGGGCTTCGAGCTGGCCTGGTGCACCTCCTGCGGCGGCGTCCTCAAGCCCGACGTCGTGTTCTTCGGGGAGAACGTGCCGCGCGAGCGCGTCGCCCGCGCCTACGCCCTCGTCGACGACCTGGTGCCCGTCGGCGGGGCGCTGCTCGTCGCGGGGTCGTCGTTGACGGTGATGTCCGGGCTGCGGTTCGTCCGGCACGCCCACAAGCACGGCGTGCCCGTCGTCATCGTCAACCGGGGCACCACCCGCGGCGACGACCTGGCCACCCTCCTCGTCGACGCCGGCTGCTCCGACGTCCTCCCGGCCCTGGTGGCCGCGGCGGCGTGA
- a CDS encoding ABC transporter permease, which produces MAAPPDALTRDDAAAVAGLDALDTPTAQRVPLWRRLLSSSVPPLLTLVVVIVAWQVLWASAIWPEFKLPAPIAVAEQFTEIVVDGSIWSITWTSVGRAIVGFLVSVAIATPLGLLVAKVSFVRRAIGPLLSGMQSLPSVAWVPAAVLWFGLTDATIYFVVLLGSVPSIANGLVSGIDQVPPILGRVGDVMGAGRLASARLILLPAALPGYIAGCKQGWAFAWRSLMAAEIIATSPQLGVGLGAYLKEGSDVNNIAGVISAIVLILLVGVGIELLVFKPLERRVLQARGLAL; this is translated from the coding sequence ATGGCCGCGCCGCCTGACGCCCTCACCCGCGACGACGCCGCCGCCGTCGCCGGGCTCGACGCGCTCGACACCCCGACCGCGCAGCGGGTCCCGCTCTGGCGGCGCCTGCTGTCGTCGTCGGTGCCGCCGCTGCTCACGCTCGTCGTCGTCATCGTGGCGTGGCAGGTGCTGTGGGCGTCGGCGATCTGGCCGGAGTTCAAGCTGCCCGCGCCGATCGCGGTGGCCGAGCAGTTCACCGAGATCGTCGTCGACGGCTCGATCTGGTCGATCACCTGGACCTCGGTCGGCCGCGCGATCGTCGGCTTCCTCGTGTCGGTCGCGATCGCCACCCCGCTGGGCCTGCTCGTCGCCAAGGTGTCGTTCGTGCGCCGCGCGATCGGGCCGCTGCTCTCGGGGATGCAGAGCCTGCCGTCGGTGGCCTGGGTGCCCGCGGCGGTGCTGTGGTTCGGGCTCACCGACGCCACGATCTACTTCGTCGTCCTGCTGGGCTCGGTGCCCTCGATCGCCAACGGGCTGGTCTCGGGCATCGACCAGGTGCCGCCGATCCTGGGCCGCGTCGGCGACGTCATGGGTGCGGGGCGCCTCGCCTCGGCCCGCCTGATCCTGCTGCCCGCCGCGCTGCCCGGCTACATCGCGGGCTGCAAGCAGGGCTGGGCGTTCGCCTGGCGCTCGCTGATGGCCGCGGAGATCATCGCGACCTCGCCGCAGCTGGGGGTGGGCCTGGGCGCCTACCTCAAGGAGGGCAGCGACGTGAACAACATCGCCGGGGTGATCTCGGCGATCGTGCTCATCCTGCTGGTCGGCGTCGGCATCGAGCTGCTGGTGTTCAAGCCGCTGGAGCGGCGCGTGCTGCAGGCGCGGGGGCTGGCGCTGTGA
- a CDS encoding ATP-binding cassette domain-containing protein, with protein sequence MVGVTTPLIGVEDVKTPAWAVGYENAAAAGLRTVARTTLRTSGLLVGWAWRASPRLTLLTGVVQLVAGAVTAFGLLATANVFTSLLEQGPTPERLLGALPGLALVVAAYALRGLLDSAVATVQAALVPLVERRAQDDLHAAVLGLDLVAFDDADFTELVDRVAEQSITRIRMGTNVTGDLLASLVSMLAAVVTAGLLHPLLPLAVLAAAAPQGWATLTSARAGYQTFVRTLSRVRRMGVTGHLITHRDNAAELRAFTAEPVLLAEHRRISGELAEEAVRLGHRRTRIQLAGRTLSGVGTAAGYALLGALVYVAAIPLALAGAAALAMRIAGQAVSSTVYESNQLVDAGYYIELYRTCLAGAAGRRRPPPTAVLRGDPEVVTLTDVAFRYPGAEEPAVDGVSVTMRRGEVIALVGENGSGKSTLAKLMVGLYVAERGRVDWDGVDLAHADPADVLSRVAVVLQEPVHWPTSAENNVRIGRLDRADDGDAARDAAARDSGADAVVAELPDGWPTVLSREFQAGRDLSGGQWQRMSVARGLYRDAPFVVADEPTAALDARAEHAVFATLHGRTGAGADRITVLVTHRLANVRYADRILVLDRGRLVESGRHDELIALGGVYQELFALQASAYTVDA encoded by the coding sequence ATGGTGGGAGTGACCACTCCGCTGATCGGTGTCGAGGACGTGAAGACACCGGCCTGGGCGGTGGGCTACGAGAACGCGGCGGCGGCCGGGCTGCGCACGGTGGCCCGCACGACGCTGCGCACGTCCGGGCTGCTCGTCGGCTGGGCGTGGCGGGCGTCGCCGCGGCTGACGCTGCTCACCGGCGTCGTGCAGCTCGTCGCCGGGGCCGTCACCGCGTTCGGGCTCCTGGCCACCGCGAACGTGTTCACCTCGCTGCTGGAGCAGGGCCCGACGCCCGAGCGCCTGCTGGGCGCGCTGCCCGGGCTGGCGCTCGTCGTCGCGGCGTACGCGCTGCGCGGGCTGCTCGACTCGGCGGTGGCGACGGTGCAGGCCGCGCTCGTGCCGCTGGTGGAGCGCCGCGCGCAGGACGACCTGCACGCCGCCGTGCTCGGGCTCGACCTCGTCGCCTTCGACGACGCCGACTTCACCGAGCTCGTCGACCGCGTCGCCGAGCAGAGCATCACCCGCATCCGGATGGGCACGAACGTCACCGGCGACCTGCTGGCGTCGCTGGTGTCGATGCTGGCCGCGGTCGTCACCGCCGGGCTGCTGCACCCGCTGCTGCCGCTCGCGGTGCTCGCCGCCGCGGCGCCGCAGGGCTGGGCGACGCTCACCTCGGCCCGCGCGGGCTACCAGACCTTCGTCCGCACGCTCTCGCGCGTGCGGCGGATGGGCGTCACCGGGCACCTCATCACCCACCGCGACAACGCCGCCGAGCTGCGGGCGTTCACCGCCGAGCCGGTGCTGCTCGCCGAGCACCGGCGGATCAGCGGCGAGCTCGCGGAGGAGGCGGTGCGGCTCGGGCACCGCCGCACGCGCATCCAGCTGGCCGGCCGCACGCTGTCGGGCGTCGGCACCGCGGCGGGCTACGCGCTGCTGGGCGCGCTCGTCTACGTCGCCGCGATCCCGCTGGCGCTGGCCGGGGCGGCGGCGCTGGCCATGCGGATCGCGGGGCAGGCCGTGTCGTCGACGGTCTACGAGAGCAACCAGCTCGTCGACGCCGGCTACTACATCGAGCTCTACCGCACCTGCCTCGCCGGCGCCGCGGGCCGCCGCCGGCCCCCGCCCACCGCGGTGCTGCGCGGCGACCCCGAGGTCGTCACGCTCACCGACGTGGCGTTCCGGTACCCCGGCGCCGAGGAGCCGGCCGTCGACGGGGTGAGCGTGACGATGCGCCGCGGCGAGGTCATCGCGCTGGTCGGGGAGAACGGGTCGGGCAAGTCGACGCTGGCCAAGCTCATGGTCGGGCTCTACGTCGCCGAGCGCGGGCGCGTCGACTGGGACGGGGTGGACCTCGCGCACGCCGATCCGGCCGACGTGCTGTCGCGGGTGGCGGTCGTCCTGCAGGAACCGGTGCACTGGCCGACGTCGGCGGAGAACAACGTCCGGATCGGGCGGCTCGACCGCGCCGACGACGGCGACGCCGCCCGGGACGCCGCGGCGCGCGACTCCGGCGCCGACGCCGTGGTCGCCGAGCTGCCCGACGGCTGGCCGACCGTCCTGAGCCGGGAGTTCCAGGCCGGGCGCGACCTGTCGGGCGGGCAGTGGCAGCGGATGTCGGTGGCGCGCGGGCTCTACCGCGACGCCCCGTTCGTCGTCGCCGACGAGCCGACGGCGGCGCTGGACGCCCGCGCCGAGCACGCCGTCTTCGCCACCCTGCACGGGCGCACCGGGGCCGGCGCCGACCGCATCACGGTGCTGGTGACGCACCGGCTCGCCAACGTCCGCTACGCCGACCGGATCCTCGTGCTCGACCGCGGGCGGCTCGTGGAGTCGGGCCGCCACGACGAGCTGATCGCGCTGGGCGGGGTGTACCAGGAGCTGTTCGCGCTGCAGGCGAGCGCCTATACGGTCGACGCATGA
- a CDS encoding TIGR03086 family metal-binding protein, with amino-acid sequence MNDMSRTIDLAVTAIRGADPARFTDPTPCPDFTVAALIDHMASGMLLAENSARRVVRPWDPGSSPVLGGVAHEEWAKACAAQAAATAAAWDDPGAWEGEAHMAETPMPAAMIGSLMTAEFALHAWDLAVATGQRLDVPDDLGQVVLDGVGPVAQMGRDGGWYGPEVPLDEGASAWERALSASGRDPRRT; translated from the coding sequence ATGAACGACATGTCCCGCACGATCGACCTGGCCGTGACCGCGATCCGCGGCGCCGACCCCGCCCGCTTCACCGACCCCACCCCGTGCCCCGACTTCACCGTCGCCGCCCTGATCGACCACATGGCGTCGGGGATGCTGCTCGCCGAGAACTCGGCCCGGCGCGTGGTCCGCCCGTGGGACCCCGGCAGCTCACCGGTGCTCGGCGGCGTCGCCCACGAGGAGTGGGCGAAGGCCTGCGCGGCCCAGGCCGCCGCCACCGCCGCCGCCTGGGACGACCCGGGCGCCTGGGAGGGCGAGGCGCACATGGCCGAGACGCCGATGCCGGCCGCGATGATCGGCTCGCTGATGACCGCGGAGTTCGCGCTGCACGCCTGGGACCTCGCCGTCGCCACCGGGCAGCGCCTCGACGTCCCGGACGACCTCGGGCAGGTCGTGCTCGACGGCGTCGGCCCGGTGGCCCAGATGGGGCGCGACGGCGGCTGGTACGGCCCGGAGGTCCCGCTGGACGAGGGCGCGAGCGCGTGGGAGCGGGCGCTGTCGGCGTCCGGGCGCGACCCGCGACGGACCTGA
- a CDS encoding putative leader peptide codes for MGIPLKRRRHVDLCRTSAAL; via the coding sequence ATGGGGATCCCGCTGAAGCGCCGGAGGCACGTCGACCTCTGCCGCACCAGCGCGGCGCTGTAG
- a CDS encoding ABC transporter ATP-binding protein: MTATLDRTVQAPTRPAAQLTGVSKVFGAGAGAVTALTGVDLRVEPGEFVCLLGASGCGKTTLLNMLAGLDEPTVGTVDVATDRPAVMFQEPALLPWLTATRNVELPLRLAGVGRSARRNTAGELLELVRLDGQAAKRPHELSGGMRQRVALARALAATTVGSERGSRLMLMDEPFAALDAITRDVLQGELARVWRATGTAVVFVTHDVREAVRLGQRVVLLSSRPGTVVGEWDLTSGDREVLTEEITDRLREVISTHGRAA; this comes from the coding sequence ATGACCGCCACGCTCGATCGCACCGTGCAGGCCCCGACCCGGCCCGCGGCCCAGCTCACCGGGGTCTCCAAGGTCTTCGGCGCCGGCGCGGGCGCCGTCACCGCGCTCACCGGCGTCGACCTGCGGGTCGAGCCGGGCGAGTTCGTGTGCCTGCTCGGCGCGTCGGGCTGCGGCAAGACCACCCTGCTCAACATGCTGGCCGGGCTCGACGAGCCCACGGTCGGCACGGTGGACGTCGCCACCGACCGCCCGGCGGTCATGTTCCAGGAGCCCGCGCTGCTGCCGTGGCTGACCGCCACCCGCAACGTCGAGCTGCCGCTGCGCCTCGCCGGGGTCGGCCGGTCGGCGCGGCGGAACACCGCGGGCGAGCTGCTGGAGCTGGTGCGGCTCGACGGCCAGGCCGCGAAGCGCCCGCACGAGCTGTCCGGCGGCATGCGCCAGCGCGTGGCCCTGGCCCGCGCGCTGGCGGCCACCACGGTCGGCTCCGAGCGCGGCAGCCGCCTGATGCTGATGGACGAGCCGTTCGCCGCGCTCGACGCCATCACCCGCGACGTGCTCCAGGGCGAGCTCGCGCGCGTGTGGCGGGCCACCGGCACCGCGGTCGTCTTCGTCACCCACGACGTCCGCGAGGCCGTCCGGCTGGGGCAGCGCGTCGTGCTGCTGTCCTCGCGCCCGGGCACCGTCGTCGGCGAGTGGGACCTCACCTCCGGCGACCGCGAGGTCCTGACCGAGGAGATCACCGACCGCCTGCGGGAGGTGATCTCGACGCATGGCCGCGCCGCCTGA
- a CDS encoding enoyl-CoA hydratase-related protein: protein MTELVHLDVESGIATITLDSPDNRNALSAQLRRELIAHLETALADDSARVIVLSHTGRVFCSGMDLKETRGAGVSEQGVNEVPAILTTIWTSPKPVVARVAGPARAGGVGLVSACDIAVAATDATFAFSEVRIGVVPAVISVTVLPRLLPRAAHELFLTGETFDAARAVTVGLVNSAVPADGLDAEVARYAEMLRLGAPGALAATKRMLRAERPASMAGQFAEMQELSAGFFAGEEGQEGMRAFAEKRKPAWVVEG from the coding sequence ATGACCGAGCTGGTGCACCTCGACGTCGAGTCCGGGATCGCGACGATCACGCTGGACTCCCCCGACAACCGCAACGCCCTGTCCGCCCAGCTGCGCCGCGAGCTGATCGCGCACCTCGAGACCGCGCTGGCCGACGACTCCGCGCGCGTGATCGTGCTGAGCCACACCGGGCGCGTGTTCTGCTCGGGCATGGACCTCAAGGAGACGCGCGGCGCGGGCGTGTCCGAGCAGGGCGTCAACGAGGTGCCGGCGATCCTGACGACGATCTGGACCTCGCCCAAGCCGGTCGTCGCGCGCGTCGCGGGGCCGGCCCGGGCGGGCGGGGTCGGCCTGGTGTCGGCGTGCGACATCGCCGTGGCCGCCACCGACGCCACGTTCGCCTTCAGCGAGGTGCGGATCGGCGTGGTGCCGGCCGTCATCTCGGTGACGGTGCTGCCGCGGCTGCTCCCCCGCGCGGCGCACGAGCTGTTCCTCACCGGCGAGACGTTCGACGCCGCGCGCGCCGTGACCGTCGGCCTCGTCAACTCCGCGGTGCCCGCCGACGGGCTCGACGCCGAGGTCGCCCGCTACGCGGAGATGCTCCGCCTCGGGGCCCCCGGCGCCCTGGCCGCGACGAAGCGGATGCTGCGCGCGGAGCGCCCGGCGTCGATGGCGGGGCAGTTCGCGGAGATGCAGGAGCTCTCGGCCGGGTTCTTCGCGGGCGAGGAGGGGCAGGAGGGCATGCGCGCGTTCGCCGAGAAGCGCAAGCCCGCCTGGGTCGTCGAGGGCTGA
- a CDS encoding LLM class flavin-dependent oxidoreductase, producing MPVEFLGIGATNDGSETHARSGPAFDKAFTLALARAHEENGWDRVLTAYGSGSPDPAQAAALIATHTDRLQLLLAHRPNVSYPTFAAKTVATLDQISDGRLTLHVITGGNDHEQQREGDTLPKDQRYARTREAIQIYKKAWTSREPFDFHGEHYSFEDFVLDVEPAQRPRPLISFGGSSPAAYRVGAEEADIYALWGEPLAGTAEQIATITDLAVAAGRPAPRFQVAFRPILGRTEEEAWEKAYATVARIQDRTQGGQQLTRRHKLTDPENAGSQRLLAVAAQGERHDRALWTVTAQATGGAGNSTALVGTPETVAAALMDYYDLGVRILSARGYDMIADAREFGREVIPLVRQEVARRDAAAAAVPA from the coding sequence ATGCCCGTCGAGTTCCTCGGGATCGGCGCCACGAACGACGGCTCCGAGACCCACGCCCGCTCCGGCCCCGCCTTCGACAAGGCCTTCACGCTCGCGCTGGCCCGCGCGCACGAGGAGAACGGCTGGGACCGCGTGCTCACCGCGTACGGCTCCGGCAGCCCCGACCCGGCCCAGGCCGCCGCGCTGATCGCCACCCACACCGACCGGCTGCAGCTGCTGCTCGCGCACCGCCCCAACGTCTCCTACCCGACGTTCGCCGCGAAGACGGTCGCCACGCTCGACCAGATCTCCGACGGCCGCCTCACCCTGCACGTGATCACCGGCGGAAACGACCACGAGCAGCAGCGCGAGGGCGACACGCTGCCCAAGGACCAGCGCTACGCCCGCACGCGCGAGGCGATCCAGATCTACAAGAAGGCGTGGACGTCGCGGGAGCCCTTCGACTTCCACGGCGAGCACTACTCCTTCGAGGACTTCGTGCTCGACGTCGAGCCCGCGCAGCGGCCGCGTCCGCTCATCTCCTTCGGCGGCTCGTCGCCCGCGGCCTACCGCGTGGGCGCCGAGGAGGCCGACATCTACGCGCTGTGGGGCGAGCCGCTGGCCGGCACCGCCGAGCAGATCGCCACGATCACCGACCTCGCCGTCGCGGCCGGGCGCCCGGCGCCGCGGTTCCAGGTGGCGTTCCGCCCCATCCTCGGCCGCACCGAGGAGGAGGCTTGGGAGAAGGCGTACGCCACCGTCGCCCGCATCCAGGACCGCACGCAGGGCGGGCAGCAGCTCACCCGCCGCCACAAGCTGACCGACCCGGAGAACGCGGGCTCGCAGCGGCTGCTGGCCGTGGCCGCGCAGGGCGAGCGGCACGACCGGGCGCTCTGGACGGTCACCGCGCAGGCCACCGGCGGCGCCGGCAACTCGACGGCGCTGGTCGGCACGCCGGAGACGGTGGCCGCCGCGCTGATGGACTACTACGACCTCGGCGTCCGCATCCTGTCCGCCCGCGGCTACGACATGATCGCCGACGCCCGCGAGTTCGGCCGCGAGGTGATCCCGCTGGTGCGCCAGGAGGTGGCGCGCCGGGACGCGGCCGCCGCCGCCGTCCCCGCCTGA